From a single Bufo bufo chromosome 9, aBufBuf1.1, whole genome shotgun sequence genomic region:
- the LOC120979335 gene encoding olfactory receptor 1361-like produces the protein MHEEHDLYASSPVMEAELEGQKMYFEYFLSFNQSAVREFFLSSPSLILELQLLLFFSFLVFYMVTLLGNALILLVIQLDPRLHTPMYFFLTHLSFLDICYSSVTVPKLLAVLSSERRISFYGCIAQMYFFHVLGSSEMFLLAVMAYDRFVAICNPLRYTVLMRRAVCVSLATCAWFGGFIHSTFHTGFLLRLSFCGPNELNNFFCDATPLLKLSCSDTRMDEILLIATPGILGPSCFALVLVSYNRIVRSILRINSREGRQKTFSTCAAHLMVVSIFYGTGIIVYVQPMSVYAPANRFITVFYAVITPMLNPTIYALRNKEVKVALRKLLIPPNVAQVKTSTVSNI, from the exons ATGCATGAGGAACACgacctgtatgccagcagccccgttATGGAAGCAGAGTTGGAAGGCCAGAAG ATGTATTTTGAGTATTTCTTATCCTTTAACCAGAGCGCGGTGCGAGAATTCTTCCTCTCCAGCCCTTCCCTCATCTTGGAGCTCCAGCTTCTCCTTTTCTTCAGTTTCCTGGTTTTCTACATGGTCACGCTCCTGGGCAATGCGCTCATCCTCCTGGTCATACAGCTGGACCCTCGCCTTCACACCCCCATGTATTTCTTCCTGACCCACCTGTCCTTCTTAGATATCTGTTACTCCTCAGTGACCGTCCCTAAACTGCTCGCTGTCCTCTCCTCGGAGCGGAGGATCTCCTTCTATGGCTGCATCGCTCAGATGTATTTCTTCCATGTCCTGGGGAGCTCGGAGATGTTCCTCCTGGCCGTCATGGCTTATGACCGCTTTGTGGCCATATGTAACCCGTTACGTTATACTGTCCTGATGAGGAGGGCGGTCTGTGTCTCTCTGGCCACTTGCGCCTGGTTCGGTGGCTTCATCCATTCGACGTTCCACACGGGTTTCCTCTTGAGACTTTCCTTCTGTGGACCCAATGAACTCAACAACTTCTTCTGTGACGCGACGCCGCTTTTAAAGCTATCATGTTCCGATACCAGGATGGACGAGATCCTGCTCATCGCCACCCCGGGCATCCTGGGGCCATCTTGTTTTGCATTAGTTCTTGTATCTTACAACCGCATTGTGAGAAGCATCTTGAGAATTAACTCCAGGGAGGGAAGGCAGAAGACCTTTTCTACGTGTGCAGCACATTTAATGGTGGTATCGATTTTCTATGGGACTGGCATCATTGTCTATGTACAGCCTATGTCAGTGTATGCGCCAGCGAACCGCTTCATTACTGTATTCTACGCGGTAATAACGCCCATGCTGAATCCCACAATATACGCTCTGAGGAACAAGGAAGTCAAAGTGGCTCTACGAAAATTGTTAATACCTCCCAATGTAGCACAGGTAAAAACCAGCACAGTAAGCAACATCTAA